The Thermococcus sp. genomic interval AGCCCTCATCCTCCTGCGGTTCGGGGATGTCGGCGTAGAGGAGCTTCCTGAGATATGAGACGGCCTTTTTGTAGAGTTCAGTCCCGGTTAGATTGGCCTCCTGAAGGGCCCAGGCGACCTTGGCAGTCGATGTTATCCCCGCCACCGAGCCCTGCGTGTACGGAAACGCCCCGTTTTCGTATTGCCTCCCCCTGAGTATTTCAAGTGTCTCGTTGAGTTCCCTCTCCATTCCAAACTCCTTGAAAACGATCACCGCGTAGGCGAAGTAGTAGCTGGGGACGTTGTAGTACCGAGGGTTGCCTGTTCTCGGGTCCTTCTCGAACATCCAGGTGAGGTTCTTGGAGAGGTATTCGATGGACTGGGAGTAGTTGTAGCTTACGTTGAGCCCCCTGAAGACCCAGATAACGTATTCCGTGTTGTAGAAGTCCCTCCAGACGCCATTCTTGCCTCTCGAGAGGAGGTAGTTGACCTCACCCGAGTAGTTCTCACCTAGGAGGGCCTTAATCCTTGCTATTTCAGCCACCTGCCAAGGAAGGAGGGACGAGATGTTCCCGGGTAGCTCTGGCCTTTCACCGCACGTCAGGTAGTAGTCCGCCAGAACGACCTTTTCCCAGTCATTCCCAGGCCTTATCTTCCCCAGATAGGGGCAGGCGATGTCTCTGAGGTCCTCAAAGCCCTTAACCTTGGAGACGCTCAGCAGGTCAAGGACGCGGTAGTGCAACTTCCCCCAGAAACCGAAGTGCTCCCTCCTGAGTAGTTCCTCACGGTAGTTCTCGTTTCCGGTGGCGTAGAGGGCCATTGCTATGGCGACGTTGCTCGTGAAGTTCCCGCTCAGCTCGACCTTCTCCCCGAGGTAGGCGAGTGCGAAGGCCCTGTAAGCCATGAGCTCACCGCCAACCTTCATTTTTTCAAGCTCTTCCCTTTTCCCCAAAGCTAGGTAGCCGAATATCCTTTCCATGTCGTTCTTGGGTTTGGTCCCCATAAGCCACCCGGTTGCCCGGGCTATTGCCTCATCAACCTGCTTGCCAAAACCACTCAGGCTCTTATTGACGTAGCCCCTCCTGAACTCCCTGAGGGCCAGAAGGGCCAGCGCCGTCCCAGTGTAGTCCTCCCACGAGCCGTCCGGTTTCTGCTTGTAGATGAGCCAGTACGCGGCGTTGTTTAGAACCCCGAGGTATCTCCCGTGGGCGATGTTTTCACCCCTCATCAGGGCAAGCATCGCCATGGCAGTGTACTTCGCCTCGTGCTCCTCACCGTAGGCGTAGCCCCAGGAGTCAAAGGGCGTCCTCAGCTGGAGGAGCCACTCACATCCCTCAAGAACCCTCGCGTAATCGCCGGTCCTGTAAAAGGCTAGAACAGCGAACGAGATATCGGGAACCGTCGGTGAGTAGACGTAGGGCTCGATTTTAGCGGAGACGGAGGCAGATGAGAAAACGATGAGTATCAGAACACCTAGGGCGAGAAACCTTCTCATCGCGACCACCTCAAGGGAGAAAAGAAGAGGGGGTTAAAAGGTTTCACCCGTAGTAGACCTTAACGTCAAGCTGATAGCTTGCCGTCCAGTAGTAGGTGTCGTAGGCGTAGACGACGAAGTACCAGGTTCCTGGAGCTGGGTTAGCGTACTCGACGTGCTCGCTTGAGCCGTAGTTCTCGGAGCTGTCGACGAGGTTCTGGTTCGGGTCGTAGAGGTAGAGGTCAAGGTCGTCGTAGCTGCTCCCGCTGAGGTCGCCTGTTATCTTGGTGGCGCCGCTGTTGACAGTCATCTGGTGGACGTTGTAGTCGTGGTAGCTGACCGTCCCGGTGAAGGTCTTCTCGTCGACGGTCGGCTGCGGGCTGGGCTGTGGTGCAGGTTCACTTCCACCGTTGTTTCCACCGTTGTTGCCGCTGCCGGGCTGGCCGAGCGAGCCGTCGCTTACCACATCAACCTGGTAGTTTGCCGAACCGCTGTAGCTGACGACCTTTATCGTCCACGTCCCGTCGGTCGGGTTGTAATAGCCGACCTTTTCGAAGCCGTAGTAGGCCGTGTAGGAGTAGTCGACCTCGTTGCCGTTCGGGTCGTAGAGGTAGAGGTCGAGGTCGCTCTTGCTGTTGTCCCAGTAGAGCGTAGCCGTAACGAAGGAGGCACCGCTTATAGTGAACTGGTGGGTCTCGGTGCCCTTATCGGCCACGTAGCCGGTGAAGGTGAGCTTGGCGTAGCTGTCGTAGTGCGCAGCCTTGTAGGCGTTAACCCTACCTGCACCGTAGGCGATGTCCGCTATTTCATCGGGCTTGACTATGTCAGCAGTCTCAATGAGTGCCTTTTTGACCTGGTCGGGAGTCCAGTTGGGGTGAGCCTGAAGGATGAGAGCAGAGATTCCAGCGACGTGTGGGGTTGCCATCGAAGTTCCCGGGGCTGCGACATAGTAGTCGCCGATGGTAACGTCGGTGAGCTGGGTTCCGCTGGCACGAGCGGCTATAATCCAGTTGCCCGGAGCGACAACTTCGGGCTTGAGTCTTCCGTCAGCCGTCGGTCCCCTGCTGGAGAAGTCGGTTATGACGTCGTTCTTGTCGACGGCGCCAACGGTTATGACCTTGCTCGCAGCTGCCGGCGAGCCGATGGTGTACTTGTCGGGCCCGCTGTTTCCTGCTGCAACGCAGACGACTATTCCAGCGTCCCAGGCGTTGTTAACGGCCTGGCTGAGGGAGTCGGTTCCGTCGGAGCTCTGGCTTGAGCCGAGGGAGAGGTTGATGACCCTTATCCCGTACTTGTCCTTGTTCTCAACCGCCCAGTCGACACCGGCTATGATGTCAGAAACACTGCCACTTCCCTCCCCGCTGAGAACCTTTATGCCGACGAGCTTTGCTCCAGGGGCCATGCCCTTGTACTTGCCGTTGCTGGCCGCGCCGGTTCCCGCTGCAATGCTGGCGACGTGGGTTCCGTGGCCGTTGTCATCATAGGGGGTGCTCTTTCCGTTCACGAAGTCCTTCCAGCCGATGACCTTGCCCTGAAGGTCGGGGTGAGAGGCGTCTATTCCGGTGTCAATTATGGCGATGGTTATTCCGGAACCGTCGTAGCCGAGGTTCCACATGTTGGTGGCCATGACCTGGGCGGCCGATTCATCAAGACCCTCGGTGTCAACGGCGACCTTAACCTTGTAGTCTTCCTGGATGAACTTTATTCCGGAAACCTGGGCGTTTCCGAAGAAGCCAGAGTCTATCAGACCCGCTATCATGAGCAGGTTCCTGACCTTAATCTTAACCGCAACGGCCGGGATAATGTTGTAGTCGTATTTGACCTTGGCACCGAGCATGCGGAGAACCCTTATGGCCCTCTGCTTGTCATACTGGTTGTCGAACATTATTATGGTATTGACCTCTTGGTTCCAGTTCATCCTCTGAACCTTCTTGAAGAGGCCTGGAGTTAAGAGACCATAGGTCTTCTCCTGGTGAACGTTCTTGACTTCCACGTGCTTGGCGGGTGCGGCGAAGACGCTCCCGGCCATTATTGCCACGAGGAAGACTGCCCACACAACCATGGCAAACCTTTTCATCTCAACACCTCCAGCTTAGATGTCCGGCATTGGACATCCTAGCATTATGCAGTGCATCGGTTATAAATTTTACGGCTCGGATGTCTCAATGAGAGATATAATGCAACCTATTGAACTTTGCAGTACATAATTTTTAACAAATGAACCGGTATGTTGCAATTTTTGGAAAGGGCATGACAATAACTTGGGATTTTACCAAAATTATAACAAAATTCACATAGCGTGAAAAGAATAACGACAAATTGGAGAAAAAACAATAGGTTGCATCAGGGCCCACGAACACTTAGCATAGCACTCAGAGCACTTCCCTCCGG includes:
- a CDS encoding S8 family serine peptidase, which encodes MKRFAMVVWAVFLVAIMAGSVFAAPAKHVEVKNVHQEKTYGLLTPGLFKKVQRMNWNQEVNTIIMFDNQYDKQRAIRVLRMLGAKVKYDYNIIPAVAVKIKVRNLLMIAGLIDSGFFGNAQVSGIKFIQEDYKVKVAVDTEGLDESAAQVMATNMWNLGYDGSGITIAIIDTGIDASHPDLQGKVIGWKDFVNGKSTPYDDNGHGTHVASIAAGTGAASNGKYKGMAPGAKLVGIKVLSGEGSGSVSDIIAGVDWAVENKDKYGIRVINLSLGSSQSSDGTDSLSQAVNNAWDAGIVVCVAAGNSGPDKYTIGSPAAASKVITVGAVDKNDVITDFSSRGPTADGRLKPEVVAPGNWIIAARASGTQLTDVTIGDYYVAAPGTSMATPHVAGISALILQAHPNWTPDQVKKALIETADIVKPDEIADIAYGAGRVNAYKAAHYDSYAKLTFTGYVADKGTETHQFTISGASFVTATLYWDNSKSDLDLYLYDPNGNEVDYSYTAYYGFEKVGYYNPTDGTWTIKVVSYSGSANYQVDVVSDGSLGQPGSGNNGGNNGGSEPAPQPSPQPTVDEKTFTGTVSYHDYNVHQMTVNSGATKITGDLSGSSYDDLDLYLYDPNQNLVDSSENYGSSEHVEYANPAPGTWYFVVYAYDTYYWTASYQLDVKVYYG